The DNA sequence TGCTGTGAAAGTATCAGCTCAACAGTTTTTCTTCTGTCTCTGACTACCTTCTTACTATTTGTAAAGATTTCCATTCCTTCTTCGCATACATTATTACATGATGTGATAAGTTTATCTTTACCCTTTAATTCAACAACACATACTCTACATGCCGCTATTTCATTCAAATCCTTCAAGAAACATAATTTCGGAATATTTATATCTATACCGGCTGCCGCTTCCATAATTGTAGTATTTTCTTTTACGGAAACAGGTATATTATCAATAGTTAAGTTTACCATATACTCTCCCTACCTCCTTTGAAAATACCAAAGCCAAAGTGGTCGCATCTTAGACATCTGCCCGCCTCTTGCTTTGCTTCTTTTTCTGTCATGCAATTTTCAACGCCTTCAAAATCAAGAACTCGTTCACTAGCCTCTCTTTCTGTAAGCTCTACTCTACCACAAGGACTCTTATCTTCAAGACCGGCCTCAGGTATTACTACATCCACACTTATCTCATGATGATATCCCAAATATTCATCAATATTTGCCGCTACCACCTTTGCCGCACCGATTGCCTTTATAACTGTAGAAGGTCCGCTTGCACAGTCTCCTCCTGCAAATACACCCGGCATATCTTTGAATGCGCCTGTAGAATCTGTAATTATTTTTCCGTTAGATACAGGGATTCCCGCTTCCTCAAAATGCTTTGTCTCTATATTTTGTCCGATTGCTACTACAAGTATGTCACAAGGAATATAAACATCTTCCTCGCCTGTAGCCTTTACACTGGCTCTTCCATCTTTGATAGAGCTGATCATTTGAGGCTTTACATATATTCCCTTTATATTATTGTTCTCATCAACATCTATAGCTGATGGTGCCATAAGAGTTCTAAGCTCAACACCCTCTGCAACTGCCGCCTCTATCTCAGCAGGTAAAGCTGTCATATCTGCGACTCTTCTTCTATAGGCAATGCTTACCTTCTTTGCACCCATTCTCTTTGCAGTTCTAACTGCATCCATGGACACATTTCCACCACCTATTATACAAACATTCTTACCTGTAAGGTCTTTTATAATATTCTTACCTACATCACGCAAGAACTCTACTGCAGAAACCACGCCATTCGCATCTTCATGCTCAAGACCAAGTTTCTTATCTGTACTTGCACCAATAGTAATAAGCACAGCATCAAAAGCATTTCTCAGATCGTCTATTGAAATATCTTCTCCGATTTTGAGTCCATGCTTTATCTTTACTCCGGTCTTTAATATAGCTCTGATATCCTCATCAAGTCTATCCTTTGGCAATCTATAATTTGGTATACCATATCTCAACATACCGCCAAGTTCCGGTAACATCTCATATACTGTAGTCTGATGTCCCATAAGCTGAAGGAAATACGCCGCACTAAGTCCGCCCGGTCCACCACCGAGTATTGCGACCTTCTTACCTGTTGACGGGGCACATTTTGGCGGATCAACTTCTCCTGCAAAATCTGCAGCAACTCTCTTTAAACCACGAATGTTTACAGAGTCATCCACCATATTTCTCCTACATCTCGCTTCACAAGGATGTTCGCATATAAAACCACATGTAGTAGGGAAAGGATTATCTTTTCTTATCAATCTGACAGAATCTGCATATCTTCCTTCTTTTATCAAAGCGATATATCCCGGTATATCCACCTGTGCAGGACATAAATTAACACAAGGCACCGGCTGGTTATATGAGCATGTACATCTGCCATGTGCTATATGTTCGATATAGTCATCTCTATATCCTATAATACCTTTATAAACCATATTAGCTGCTTCGTAGCCTATGGCACAATCTGCTGATTCCATTATGCTTAGGGCGGTCTTCTCCATCAATTTCAAAGACGCCATACTGCCCTTGCCGTCAAGCACATTCTCAATCAGCTTCTCAAGTTGTCCAAGCCCAATCCTACATGGTACACATTTACCACAAGTTTGAGCATGAGCCAGTTCCAGGAAAGCTCTGGACATATCTACCGGGCATAGCCCCGGAGGAGATGCCTCGATTCTTCTTTCCAAGTTTTTGTAAAGCTCCTCCATAACAATTCTGGCTCTACTTGGGGAGACTATTTCTAATCTACTCATAC is a window from the Lachnoanaerobaculum umeaense genome containing:
- a CDS encoding NAD(P)-binding protein; its protein translation is MSRLEIVSPSRARIVMEELYKNLERRIEASPPGLCPVDMSRAFLELAHAQTCGKCVPCRIGLGQLEKLIENVLDGKGSMASLKLMEKTALSIMESADCAIGYEAANMVYKGIIGYRDDYIEHIAHGRCTCSYNQPVPCVNLCPAQVDIPGYIALIKEGRYADSVRLIRKDNPFPTTCGFICEHPCEARCRRNMVDDSVNIRGLKRVAADFAGEVDPPKCAPSTGKKVAILGGGPGGLSAAYFLQLMGHQTTVYEMLPELGGMLRYGIPNYRLPKDRLDEDIRAILKTGVKIKHGLKIGEDISIDDLRNAFDAVLITIGASTDKKLGLEHEDANGVVSAVEFLRDVGKNIIKDLTGKNVCIIGGGNVSMDAVRTAKRMGAKKVSIAYRRRVADMTALPAEIEAAVAEGVELRTLMAPSAIDVDENNNIKGIYVKPQMISSIKDGRASVKATGEEDVYIPCDILVVAIGQNIETKHFEEAGIPVSNGKIITDSTGAFKDMPGVFAGGDCASGPSTVIKAIGAAKVVAANIDEYLGYHHEISVDVVIPEAGLEDKSPCGRVELTEREASERVLDFEGVENCMTEKEAKQEAGRCLRCDHFGFGIFKGGRESIW